From one Plasmodium knowlesi strain H genome assembly, chromosome: 11 genomic stretch:
- a CDS encoding nascent polypeptide-associated complex subunit alpha, putative, with protein MHDDKINSKDDISSSSSYEENDENKNILNPPNRTKMSKGERRARKMLVKLGLKAIPNVHKVIIKKSQKMIFAVSNVEVYKVDGTESYVIFGDAKTDDITNSINSLLPDSLPKDGDMMDEQEVNFEAPEKAIEKVQDLDEGKAVDVSMDDIELIMSQTKCTRERAIEVLKKNNNDLVESIMELSG; from the exons ATGCATGACGATAAAATAAACTCCAAAGATGATATTTCATCGAGCTCCTcctatgaagaaaatgacgaaaataaaaatattttaaatccACCAAACAGGACAAAGATGAgcaagggggaaagaagagcCAGGAAGATGCTCGTCAAACTTGGCTTAAAGGCAATTCCCAATGTACACAAAGTCATTATAAAAAAGTCACAAAAAATGATTTTTGCCGTATCCAATGTGGAAGTGTACAAAGTTGACGGTACCGAATCGTATGTCATTTTTGGAGACGCCAAGACGGATGATATCACCAATTCGATCAACA GTCTCTTGCCAGATAGCCTCCCGAAGGACGGTGACATGATGGACGAACAGGAGGTGAACTTCGAGGCCCCCGAAAAAGCGATCGAGAAAGTTCAGGACTTAGATGAAG GAAAAGCGGTAGACGTTTCGATGGACGACATTGAGTTAATTATGTCGCAAACCAAGTGCACGCGTGAAAGAGCAATTGAAGTGCTAAAGAAGAATAACAATGATTTGGTGGAATCAATCATGGAGTTGAGCGGTTAG